The following nucleotide sequence is from bacterium.
ACAATTAGTTTAGAGGAACTAAAGAAAAGGTTAAAAACCAATGGGCTTATATAAAATTGACCTGAGGGGTCCAGTTGAGCAGGACCTAAGAAAAATTCATCGGCGGTATATTGCAAGAATTCTTGATGCAATTGAAAGTCTTGTTGAAGACCCTTTTCCTATTCAATCAAGAAAAATGAAAGGTTCGGAATCAAGCTGTCGTTTACGGGTTGGAGATTATCGTGTGATTTATCAGGTGAACACAGAAAATAAAATTGTAACTATTCATCATGTGCGACATAGAAAAGATGTTTATAAGTGATAAGGGATATGATACAGTAGACAGGAGACAATAGGCAGAAGATTTTTAACAGGACAACAAAGGCCTTCCCATCCTAATGCGCATAGAAGCATTTATACACCAAGCAAAACAATATGGAAAGAAACAAGGTTTAAGGTGAAAATTTTTGGAAATGGCTACAAATTCGTGCCAAACCTTGAAAGAAAGAATATAATTAACTGATCCTGAATAAACGACAATGATAATTGGTAACCGTTCAGGGGATAATGAAAGTTGAGGGGAAATTTTTGTAACTATTCAGCTCTTAAGGCACAAAGACACAAAGATTACCAATAATAGCACACGGATTACACGGATGAGACGGATTGACACGGATAAAAATTTATTAGAAAAAATCCGTGAGAATCCGCCAAAATCTGTGTCATCCGTGTGCTATTCTATCATTCTCTTCGTGGCTTAGTGGCTTTGTGGCTGAACGGTTACGATAATTGTTAGGTCTAAAAATAATGTACCTATACGACTAAGTACTGAAAGATGGGAGTATATAACTAGAAGACATCCTGAAATGAAGAACCAAAAGGAAGAGGTACTGGAAACCATAACCGCTCCGCATTTAATTCAGCAGGGTGATTTTGGTGGACTTATTGCAGTTAGGTTTTATGGAAAAACCCCTCTTACTTCAAAGTATTTGATTGCAATATATAAAGAGATTAGCCATAGTGATGGTTTTGTAATAACGGCTTATTATGCCACAAAACCTTCAGAAAGGAGGAAGATAGTATG
It contains:
- a CDS encoding type II toxin-antitoxin system RelE/ParE family toxin — protein: MGLYKIDLRGPVEQDLRKIHRRYIARILDAIESLVEDPFPIQSRKMKGSESSCRLRVGDYRVIYQVNTENKIVTIHHVRHRKDVYK